One Candidatus Bathyarchaeota archaeon DNA segment encodes these proteins:
- a CDS encoding DUF3795 domain-containing protein, giving the protein MVNTGLVGRCGLYCGACEIYRAHKDGGKYRQRVAAFLKCPPEKVRCEGCQVLTPECWGNDCKILQCLNAKGFKFCYECLNYKEHDCEKFERFSEAYLKEDGVDLRANLSRIEAGEVEDWQKKSKEKFRCPYCGKPLSFGAFRKKCYHCGRDLHIRT; this is encoded by the coding sequence TTGGTCAACACTGGTCTTGTCGGAAGATGTGGTCTTTATTGTGGTGCTTGTGAGATTTATAGAGCTCATAAAGACGGTGGGAAGTATCGTCAACGAGTAGCAGCTTTTCTTAAGTGCCCTCCAGAGAAAGTGCGATGCGAAGGTTGCCAAGTTTTAACTCCTGAATGCTGGGGCAACGATTGCAAAATCCTCCAATGCTTAAACGCGAAAGGATTCAAGTTTTGCTATGAATGCCTTAACTATAAGGAGCATGATTGCGAAAAATTCGAGAGGTTCTCGGAAGCATACTTGAAAGAAGACGGAGTAGATTTGAGAGCTAATCTATCGAGAATTGAAGCAGGCGAGGTTGAGGATTGGCAAAAGAAGTCTAAGGAGAAGTTCCGCTGTCCATATTGCGGTAAACCCCTGTCTTTCGGCGCATTTAGAAAGAAGTGCTACCACTGCGGTAGAGACCTTCACATTAGAACATGA
- a CDS encoding DUF120 domain-containing protein, which yields MLYKLAEIGAYHRTVKVSTQHMAEKVGISQQTASRHLIELDNLGWINRSITPEGCLIRLTDLGKAQLNNLHSKLKVIVEAAHPLSVTLEGVVFSGLGEGAYYIRQDGYKKQFIEKLGFAPYPGTLNVRLTSDYDMKTRQELEGYPAVEIKGFEDESRTFGPVKCYPTLINNKAKGALIFALRTHYDSSVLEIIAPQYLRNQLKIKDGQKVKFEVFTMP from the coding sequence ATGCTATACAAACTTGCTGAGATAGGAGCTTACCACAGAACTGTGAAGGTCTCTACCCAACATATGGCGGAAAAGGTCGGGATTTCCCAACAGACAGCCTCTCGCCACCTAATAGAACTCGATAACCTAGGCTGGATCAACCGGTCAATCACGCCTGAAGGTTGCCTAATTAGGCTGACCGATTTGGGGAAGGCGCAGTTGAATAATCTACACTCGAAGTTGAAAGTCATTGTAGAAGCTGCTCATCCTCTTTCAGTAACACTCGAAGGGGTGGTGTTTAGCGGTCTAGGCGAAGGTGCCTACTACATCAGGCAGGATGGCTACAAGAAGCAGTTCATTGAAAAACTTGGATTTGCCCCGTATCCCGGTACTTTAAACGTTAGACTAACCTCCGACTATGACATGAAAACCAGACAGGAGTTAGAAGGCTACCCAGCTGTGGAAATTAAAGGCTTCGAAGATGAGTCGCGGACCTTTGGCCCAGTCAAATGTTACCCAACTCTTATAAATAACAAGGCGAAAGGCGCCTTAATATTTGCCCTTCGAACCCACTACGACTCATCTGTGCTGGAAATTATTGCGCCTCAATACTTACGTAATCAGCTTAAAATCAAGGACGGCCAGAAGGTGAAGTTTGAAGTCTTCACGATGCCCTAA
- a CDS encoding rhomboid family intramembrane serine protease, translating into MRSTTCRFSPTFILVAVNVAVYIYTSLIGNDFIRASSNVLAIYGQYNYAVLHYGWWWQLITSMFVHVSIVHIFSNMFFLLIFGLRAEELFTDTEYYLVYLMSGLAGNLLSLLLPPLTISAGASGAIFGLFGAVIIYMRKMVERSIVSALVFVFMFLIITMSTSTNVFAHFGGLVAGLGIGYYLAKSRKIYLAHRMGY; encoded by the coding sequence TTGAGAAGTACGACTTGTAGGTTTTCGCCAACGTTCATCTTGGTAGCTGTCAACGTGGCAGTTTACATTTATACGTCTCTAATAGGAAATGACTTTATTCGCGCTTCAAGCAATGTCTTGGCGATATATGGTCAATACAATTATGCAGTTCTCCATTATGGTTGGTGGTGGCAGCTAATTACATCCATGTTCGTCCACGTAAGCATAGTTCACATTTTCAGCAACATGTTCTTTTTGTTGATATTCGGGTTAAGAGCGGAAGAACTTTTCACTGACACTGAATACTATCTTGTTTATTTGATGTCTGGACTTGCAGGTAACCTTCTAAGCTTACTTTTGCCTCCATTAACTATATCTGCTGGAGCGTCTGGCGCCATCTTTGGCTTATTCGGCGCTGTCATAATATATATGAGAAAGATGGTTGAACGCTCTATAGTGAGCGCTCTGGTTTTCGTCTTCATGTTCCTCATCATTACTATGTCCACAAGCACAAACGTATTCGCTCATTTTGGCGGACTTGTTGCAGGATTAGGAATTGGATATTACCTAGCGAAAAGTCGGAAAATCTATTTGGCTCATAGAATGGGCTATTAG
- a CDS encoding M55 family metallopeptidase: MKVFISADMEGISGITHAEHVLRSGKEHERARKLMTEEVNAAVEGAFEAGARKIVVNDSHGTMKNIIPEELHENAELITGSPKPMFMMEGLDASFNAIFFIGYHGMRGAYPSILEHTYSSRVVYNISINDRLMGETGINAAIAGYYGVPIALVTGDQKLIEEAHTFLGKVETVVVKKAVGRTAARCLSPVKARQLIKKGAIKALKQIGNLTLFKIKPPINLEVAFINPGMAEMAALVPGSKHINGRTISFSSEDMIEVYKAFLAMITLAGTTV; this comes from the coding sequence ATGAAGGTTTTCATTTCAGCGGACATGGAAGGAATTTCAGGTATAACACATGCCGAACATGTACTCCGAAGCGGAAAAGAGCATGAACGTGCCCGAAAACTTATGACCGAGGAAGTAAACGCCGCTGTCGAAGGCGCTTTTGAAGCAGGAGCCAGAAAGATAGTAGTCAACGATTCTCACGGCACTATGAAAAATATAATCCCAGAAGAACTCCATGAAAACGCAGAACTCATAACTGGCTCACCTAAACCCATGTTTATGATGGAAGGCCTCGACGCGTCGTTCAACGCTATATTTTTCATAGGCTATCATGGAATGCGAGGCGCCTATCCAAGCATTCTTGAACATACATACAGCAGCCGGGTAGTATACAACATATCCATAAATGATAGACTAATGGGCGAAACTGGCATCAATGCTGCAATAGCAGGGTATTATGGTGTGCCCATTGCGCTAGTCACTGGAGACCAAAAACTGATAGAAGAAGCACACACATTCCTCGGAAAAGTTGAGACTGTAGTTGTCAAGAAAGCTGTGGGAAGAACCGCTGCCCGTTGTCTCAGTCCAGTCAAAGCTAGACAGCTAATAAAGAAAGGCGCGATTAAAGCTTTGAAACAAATTGGCAACCTCACACTTTTCAAGATAAAGCCGCCGATAAATCTTGAAGTTGCATTCATCAATCCGGGAATGGCTGAAATGGCAGCCTTAGTGCCAGGTTCAAAGCATATCAATGGCAGAACTATCTCTTTTAGCTCAGAAGATATGATAGAAGTTTACAAGGCTTTTCTGGCGATGATTACGCTGGCTGGAACAACAGTCTAG
- a CDS encoding FAD synthase — MANRKQVEKKRPIVLTAGVFDLLHLGHVKFLEEAKKMGGKNVELIVIVARDKTVKNRKGEKPVMSENQRRALVESLEVVDEAILGYEKFSIDKVVEKIKPDIIALGHDQKGIGEIVRKAIVNKGLEIKVVKIGKFSEDELNSSSEIKRKIIQLYKRRS, encoded by the coding sequence ATGGCCAATAGAAAACAAGTAGAAAAGAAGCGCCCTATAGTTCTAACGGCAGGCGTGTTCGACTTGCTTCATCTTGGGCATGTTAAGTTCTTAGAAGAAGCAAAAAAGATGGGTGGAAAAAACGTGGAGCTAATTGTCATTGTTGCAAGAGACAAGACTGTAAAAAATAGGAAAGGCGAGAAACCAGTAATGTCTGAGAACCAACGTCGAGCGTTGGTGGAATCCTTAGAGGTTGTGGATGAAGCGATTCTAGGGTACGAAAAATTTAGCATAGACAAGGTTGTTGAAAAGATAAAGCCAGACATTATCGCTTTGGGACATGACCAGAAAGGTATTGGAGAAATTGTGAGAAAGGCTATTGTGAATAAAGGCCTTGAAATAAAGGTTGTAAAAATTGGGAAGTTCAGTGAAGACGAGCTTAATAGCAGCTCTGAAATCAAGAGAAAAATAATCCAACTGTACAAACGTAGGTCCTAG
- a CDS encoding DUF357 domain-containing protein, whose protein sequence is MTIEGLVEKYLRNTQQVFKQIKEGSFHKGGGEKVLDYAKRYLEDALYYRDQKRFETALASVAYCEGLLEALKLLEMVEFQWPIENK, encoded by the coding sequence ATGACTATTGAAGGGTTAGTTGAAAAATATTTAAGAAACACTCAGCAAGTTTTCAAACAAATAAAAGAAGGAAGTTTCCATAAAGGAGGGGGCGAAAAGGTTTTGGATTATGCGAAGAGATACTTGGAGGATGCGCTATATTATCGTGACCAAAAAAGATTTGAGACCGCTCTCGCCTCGGTGGCGTATTGTGAAGGCTTGCTCGAAGCGTTAAAATTACTAGAAATGGTGGAGTTTCAATGGCCAATAGAAAACAAGTAG